A genomic region of Octopus sinensis linkage group LG2, ASM634580v1, whole genome shotgun sequence contains the following coding sequences:
- the LOC115226082 gene encoding uncharacterized protein K02A2.6-like, protein MTKNWTKREKINILSSGKKSLYNEQKIHQEEVFSKLNGGKIFSKLDLSEAYLQIQVEEVCAHLLTINTHRGSYKFKQLPFGVKVAPATFQQVMNAMLNDCNLAIAYLEDIFDNERDGGATHRTY, encoded by the exons ATGACGAAAAACTGGACCAAACgagaaaaaattaatattttgtcatCAGGGAAAAAAAGTTTGTACAACGAACAGAAAATTCATCAag AAGAAGTGTTCTCAAAACTAAATGGAGGAAAAATTTTCTCGAAGTTAGACCTCTCGGAGGCCTATTTACAGATACAGGTAGAGGAAGTTTGCGCACACCTTTTAACTATCAACACACATCGTGGATCGTATAAATTCAAACAGCTTCCTTTTGGAGTAAAAGTGGCACCTGCCACATTCCAACAAGTGATGAACGCAATGTTAAATGATTGCAACTTAGCTATTGCTTATCTCGAGGATATTTTTGATAATGAGCGAGATGGCGGAGCAACACATCGAACATATTAA